A region of the Rickettsiales bacterium Ac37b genome:
GAACTTCTAATAATTTGCTCTTTCTTCCTCTACCAGTTCTATAGTTTAAACCTCCAACCTCCTCAGCAACAAAGCTCTTTACCCATGAACGTAAGGTGTTGCTTGTTATATTGAAAATTTTTGATACTGTCGCAACTCCATGCTCTTTGGCTGCTACTATTGCTCTTAACCTTAAAGAAACACGACTAATTTCGCTACTTTCCTTTAAAATTATCTTTGCTTTGTTGTAAATTTCTTCAGTTATTAATTTTGATGATAGTCCCATAACTTACTCTATTCTATTATTAACATAATAATTTCTATCATCTTATCTTTTTCGATACAATAATTTTCCTTCCTTAACCTCAATTAAATTCGGGAATTAGTATAAAACCTATAATTAAAAACCTAAAACACAAACCAGGGGGGCTTAAAACAAAAACTATTTATTTAGACCATCAGAAAGAATATTGTTTAGAAATGGATCTTGAAAAAAATGCAGAAATTATTTTTAGCATATATAAATATAAAACGAAAAATTTAATTTTAGAACAACCATTTAACCAGCTAAACAATAAATTCTGCTTTATAGTTAAAGATACAAGCTTATATTATTGGACAGCGTTTTCCCCTTTGCACTCAGATTTTACTATAAATAAATTGAATTTTACGACTAATAATATACCAAATAAATAAAAAAAGAATATAGCTGCGGCAATTTAAAAGTTACTTTGTTGTTAGTTGCTCACGTAGCATTTTTCTACGCTTTGTGCCTCACGCCTCGTACTATTTTAATTGCCTTTGCTATAGCGCAAAGCTTTCCTACTCTTGGTAGGCTTCGCTCTATCGTTCCTCGTCCCAAATACAATTTAATTTACTATACGTATTAATACATAAGCAACAATGGCCTCATGCACAATTTTTGAAAAGTGGTATGTTTTCTTTAGCTAGAAAATTTTATGGCTCTAGGTGGGTAAGCGGTTTATAGACAAATTGGCGGCTGCAATACGGACACATTACTTGATCATTGTTTCCCATATTGAGATATATTAAAGGGTGACCAACCTTGTTATCTGATATACCATCACATTGTATATGTTTGTCTTTTACGATTATAATATCAGTAATATTATTGTTTATCATTATTAT
Encoded here:
- a CDS encoding Transposase — its product is MGLSSKLITEEIYNKAKIILKESSEISRVSLRLRAIVAAKEHGVATVSKIFNITSNTLRSWVKSFVAEEVGGLNYRTGRGRKSKLLEVHREAIEEWISKDCNLTLAQIVIRLEEEFSIKSSKSAVHRVLDDLKLSYITSRPTHSKGNLEAQELFKKKSKEGN
- a CDS encoding hypothetical protein (Uncharacterized protein conserved in bacteria), giving the protein MINNNITDIIIVKDKHIQCDGISDNKVGHPLIYLNMGNNDQVMCPYCSRQFVYKPLTHLEP